CCTGGATCAGGGGACCAACAACCGGGTGCGGGCCTTGCTAGCGGAATCGCAGGGGGACGCGGCCCATTGTCAAACGGCTATGCCTGATGGTCAATGCTGTCATGATTTGGTGCAACGGACGTATTTACGCGAATATGCCCGAAAATCCGAAAAAAAATAATCCCGCGAAACCTCGATCACAAAGGCGCTGTTTATGCATAGCCTCGGTGTTGGTCGGGGACTATTCGGCTAAAAACTCCCGCTGCATGTCGGCAAACTGTTCATCCCCCACGATGACGCGGGGATGGAGCGGCTCGTGTGGCTCGGGTAGCCTTACCCAGCTTTTGCATCCTCCGTATTGATCGGGGTTCTCCAGGATCAACGGAACTGCGGGTTCATATGCCCGCACCAATACCAGCCACAAACCCGGCTGACGATACAAAAATCGTTGCTCCACGGTTGCGGGGGACAAAACATGCCAAGCGGCGAAAGGAGCTAATTGGTCCAAGGAGCAAATTTGTCGGACCGCGACTGATTGCAAAAAAACTGGCAACATTAATCGGCCGGGGGACTCGGCCCAGGATTGGGCAACAGGCGTCCAATCCCGCGCGGATGGCTGTAAAGCTTCTGAGTTTTGGTGAAATTGCGTGGGAAAGACCCAAAAGGAAGAATGATCAAAGCGAAGTCCTTCCGGCTCTTCGGCAATCCCCCCTTTACGCAAAAGCAGGGTTTGTTTTCCCCGCAAGAGGGCGGCACAGACGGCGGCCCAGTCCTTTAAGGCCCAGGGAGATGGGGGCAATTGCGGCATAGGGAATCTTCGTGGGGCGGATTGAGACGGGGGTTATTCGCCAATCGCCTCCAGGGCATCTTTGGCCAAGCGACTCAACCGGGGATCGGTGGCCGCGGCGGCTTTTTCCAGGGAGGGGCGCGCCTTTTGGGCGGCGGGGCCAATTTTACCCAAGGCCCAGGCCGCGCGTTCCCGCACGGCCAGCAGTTCGTGCCGTTCCAAGCAAGTGGCCAGGACGGAAATAGCGGCGACAGATTCCCCGGCCAGTCGGCCCAGCAGTGTCACGCACCAGTAGGCCGCGTCCCCGCGGGCGGTGGGAAGGTACGTGGTCAGGGGAATCGCCAACTCCGCGGGAGGAGACTGCATGCCCTCGCAAATTTCCACCGCTTGTTCACGGATGGATTCGTGTGGATGGGCGGTCAAGGGTAAAACCGCCATCACCAGCGAAGTATCGAGAGCCGAATTATTTTGGCAGGCGGCCAGGGCGGTCAAACATTTGGTTTGATCGGCGCCGCGCAGCGAATCCACCATCCACGCTTGATCCATACGGCAATTGTTGGCAAAGTTCCTTAGTAAATCATCACAGATTCGTCCCAGCGCGTGTCACCCGTAATGTACTGCGCGTGGAACGGTTTCGACAATTCAAATTTCGCCCAGAATGCGGGAAATGAGTAATTTTTATAAATTTATTATCGGCAAGGATGCAGCGATGTGGTTGACAGCTTTATTTATAGAAAAATTTATTTGCCCGGCGAACGAATCCTCTGACAAAGTCAAAGATAAGAGTCGGAAAGATGAGCCGTAGCGCGCAAACCCACGGTTTTTGCCACTCACGCCGTGGGGGGCGGGGACTGCTCGGAGGATCCCAGGGGAAGCAGCAGTTCAAAACAGGTGCCGTCGCTACCGGGGCAAATACGCAAGTCGCCCCCCATTTCCCGTGCTAAACGACGGCTTAAAGCCAATCCCAAGCCGACCCCCGGAGCGGAACCCGCGGCGTCGGCGGCGGATTTGTTGAACGGCTCAAATAATTTGGCGCGCGCCGCGGGGGAAATCCCCGGGCCAAAATCACGAACTTTGAGCCTCAGCCAGTTAGACTCTACCGCCGCGGAAAAAACCACCCGCCGATCAACGGCTGTCGCCGCGTATTTGGCGGCGTTATCAATCAAATTAAACAGGATTTGTTCCACCGCCCCCGGGTCCGCCAGAATTTTTTGAGCGGTGGATGGGGGGGAGATTTCCTCGACCAGTTCCATCTCGGCTTGGCGCAAGCGGGTGTCCAGACGCTCGGTGGCGATTTTGGCCAACTCGGCCACGGTGATTAATATCCGTCGCTTTCCCGGCCCGCCGCGCTCCAACCGGGCATAGGCCAGCACATTTTCGACCAGATGCGACAGGCGGTCGGCTTCGCCGCGCAGCGTATCACAATAGCTGCGGCGCTGCCGTTCATCATGCACCATGTCCTCGGCCAGCATCTCGGCATACATGCGAAATGTTGTCAGCGGGGTCCGCAACTCGTGCGTCACCGCCGATACAAATGCCGCCCGTCTTTCCGAGAGAGTGATGATTCCCTGGCCTATCAGCGCCACCGCGCCGACCGCCAGGGCCAGCGAACTCCAGGCCAATATCAATGCCCATTGCAAGGAGGAAAAATTGGCGGCGGATTTGGCCGGCGCGCCCAGATCCCCGGGTAGCAACTCCACCGGCAACGCCGCCAGCAGATGTTGTTGGGTTTCCGGATCCTTGGCATTGACCGCGACCAGTTGGGCTTGGGGCAAAATGTCCTCCACCACCTCCAATAACTTTGTCCGCAGCGTGGGCCAGTTCAGCCAGCATCCCTGGATCAATTCGCGATTCTGCCAATGCACCCTTCGCGCCAGAATTAATTCCCCCCCCACCCACAGCGGGGTCATCCGCGACATGCGCACGTCCAACGTCCAGTTCTGACCCGCGTCCCGTTGTTGAATATAGCTATTGACCAGTTGTTGATCCAAGTCGTTGTTATTGAAACGTTTGTTGAGGGAGTTTTGCTCTAAAAACAACGCCCGCAATTGATATTCATTCCAGTTCTTTTCGGATTGAGTGCCATTGGCGACCACATTCGAAGAATCCCCGGCGGAGGAAGATTTGTCTATGGAACCGTTATCGAATTGAGACCCTTTTTCGGGGGGGAGCGCCTCGGGTTCACTGGCATAGCTGCGATTTTGCGACTTTTTAACAGCCCGGCTGGAGACATCCTTGGGCGTGACAAAGTAGCTCGATTGGGATTGGCTAGACTTGCCATCATAGCCCGTGGAAGAATTGGACACGTTTCCCGCGGAGTTATTGATGACTAACGAATTCAACGGGGTTGTATTTGCCACGCCGGGAAGCGATTCATTTGACGGGCTGGGCTGGGTTGAATACCGGGGAAGCGGGGGAACCGGCCCCGCCGTAAGAGCGGTTAGTTGACCCGCTTGTTGCAAAGGGACAAGTGGGGGGACGACGGACTGGCTGGGCGCGGGAGTTAACCGTGGAATCGTCCAATACAGCGGTTCCTGCTGTTGAACTGAATCGGACGTCACAGGGGAGTTTGACGGCGACTGTCCCGGGGGATTTCCTGCATATTCCTCCGTGAGCGCGCCAGGATTTCCTCCGCCAGCACCACCATTGCCAGCAACACCATTGCCAGCAACACCTCCACCAGCAGCAGGATTGCCGGCGGCAATATTCCAGGTGGTAGGCTCGGGCAGGAGGGGACCGTTGGGTATGGCGGATTGGCCGGCCGGAGGCGGATTGGAAAGTGTGGCGTTATAGTCCGTGTTCTGCACAGCATTCTGCTGCGAAATTACAAATGGCTGCACGGGAATGGATTGCACTTGCCAGCTTGAGCCGGTTAACTCGGGGTTGGGGAGATTTTTTAACAATAATTGGTAATCTAAAAGCGGCCGCAATTTGGCGAGCTGTACTTCGGCGGCGTCAAAGTCCTCGACTGTCAGTTGTTGGGGAATGAGAAATTTGCGCAATTCCGGTTCAGGCACGCTGGGGCAGGTAAGTTTGCCGCTGGGTTCACATTGAAAATAGGTCGTAATCTCCGGGGCATGCGGCACAATCAACGGCGAGACACACGCCACGGAATTCGTGACGCTCTCATTTGACTGTGTATCATAATTTGTCACGGTGGGAGTATTGAGCACAAACACCGATTGATAGTTGTAAATCGGTCGCGAGCTTTCGTCATTGATCAAGGCCGCCATCTGCGTGTCGATGCGCCACAACGCCAAGCGGATGTTTTCCTCTTGAATCGCCTGGGCCTGGGCGTTTTGTTCGGCCTGATCGGCCTGGATGGCGCGGACCGATAGCCAGCTCAGGGCGGAAACCACCATGAATAATAGCGCCGCGCCAGCCAACCAAATTTGCCAAGGACGAAGTGAAAACATCTCCCTCTACCTATAAAAATTCTGTCCCTAAAAATGAGGGGCAATAAATCCCTCACTCCCCCTCGACGTGGGCAAACATGTATCCCTTGCCGCGCACGGTCAGGACAATCCGCGGATCAGCCGAATTATCGCGCAGTTTTTCGCGAAGTCGCATGACGTGCATATCAATCGTGCGGGTGGCCAGTCCCCGCGGACTAAGTTGCCAGACCCGTTGCAACAATTCATCCCGCGAAATCGCCCGGCCCGAATTTCCCGCTAAATACCGAATCAGCTCTAACTCTTTTTCGGATAATTCGGCCCGTTCGCCATTCTTGTAACGAATTTCGGCCCGTTCCAGATCGATTATCCCCGTGGGAATTTCAATGGTTTGCAGTTCTTGCGGCCGTTCGGGGGAGCGACGCAACACAGCCTCTACCCGCGCCAACAACTCCTTCACGCTAAAGGGTTTGACCACGTAATCATCCGCTCCCAGGCGCAGCCCGGCCACCCGATCCTGCTCATCCCCCAACGCCGACAAAATGATCACAGGTTGATTGGGCCGGATGCGGTGGACCGCCTTTAGAATGTCCAAACCATGGCATCCGGGCAGCACCAAATCCAATAACAGCAGGTCGTACCCCCGCGCGGTGGCCATTCGCAGGCCCAGGTCTCCAGTGGCCGCCTCAAAGGGTTGATATCCGGCAAATCGTAACGCGTCAACAATCCCTCGACGGATGGCGGCGTCATCTTCCACGGTCAAGATTTGGTGCGTGCCGGCGCTCATAACGGAATGGGGAAAGTAAAGGTGCGAATGTGGCGATGGGGTGGATTATGACGATTAAATTGAAAAAATACACGTTATGGGAACTTTGACTCAAAGGGGCAATCATCTTCATCATACCCCCTGACCAGGGGGACTTGTGTAAGTCCTTGGTAACAAAGGGACTTCCTACTTGGAAATTCCCCCGAAACCACCGCCTAAAAATGCGGTCATCCGCTGGAATTCTGGATTTAAAGGGGCAATTTTCGACCTAGATTTTCTTATACCCCGCATCGGGAGGGGTGCTGTTTGATTTCTTTGGCGTTGCTTTTTGTCAATTCTTTTTAATTGGGCTTGTCATGGCAGCAACATGTGCTCGCAGCTTCAAGGTTCGCAAGGCTTTTCGCTCCCCAGGGACCAGCATGATCGAGGTGGTCCTGGTTCTGGCGGCGTGTAGCGCGGTATTACTCATCGGCTATGAACTGTTTGGCCGGGAATTGCTGCAGCGATTGGATTTTGCGGGAGGGGCCGCAATCGCCAAAACCGTTGATAACGCCATCCCCAATCAACCCTTGATCCGCACCGAATTGGTGCTCTTGCTGCTGGGACTGGTGGTGGTTATTAGCTATGCCATTTCCCTACGCAAGAAGTTATATCAACAAAAGGATTTTCACGCTCCACCGCTGGATCCGCAGCAATTGCAAGAAATCGAAAATCGCCGTTATAACAAACGCCAGCAAATTTTTAAGGTGCTCGAGGCCGATCTGGATGCGTTGTTTCTCAGTCACATGGAAGTCAAGCAACTCATGAGCCAACCAGTGAATTATGTCCTGCCGGAAACGACCGTTCAGGAAGTTCGCAATCTGATGAAGGCCGAGCAAGTCCACCATTACGCGGTATGTAACGCCACGGGGGAACTGTTGGGAGTTGTTAGTGATCGTGATGTATTGCGCAGCCATAATACCACCGCCGTGGCCGACATCATGTCGCAAAATCCCGTAACAGTACGGGCCAATACCCGTGTCAATCCCGCGATTACCATGATGATCAATCATGGGTTTTCGTGCTTGTTGGTCACGGACGAGAAAAAACTAGTCGGCGTGCTGACCACCACCGATCTGGTCATGACACTGCAAGCGGCCTTGCAAATCCTGTCAAAGAATGAACAGCAAACACTGGAAAAACTGTCGCAGGCCACGCCCATCGCCAGCGTCTAAAATGGCTGACCGAGCGGCGAATTCACACTTTTGCGGACGGCAGATAACTTCTTTAACAGCCGTCAACCGCTAGCACGCCCAGCATGCGAAAAATCAGGCCCAGGGGCCTGGTTTTTCGTGTTTTGCTGTATATGCCGCTCCATGCGCTAGCGCATCTCGCGGCGTTCTTCAGGCAAACTTGACCCACTCATCAAGTTTTCACACAGTCGGCGTTAAACTTTGACGATAGTAACGATTGTAGCGGCCCGCGACGGGACGGGGCATTCCCGCATCTTTGCTAGCATCCCTTTTGCCAAAAGAGGCCCGCATGGGCAAATTACAGTCGTGCGCTCAGCCGAGATTCCCGCGGGGCTGGCGAATCGCGGGAATTGCCTTGGCAGGGATATTATTTGTCAGTAATGCCTTGGCCGCCGGGGGGGGAACGGCCCCTCCGGGAATGATCCAGGCCACCGATGAGGAAGCGACGCAGGTGTCGGCTCCGCCCGTTGCAGCGGCTACCACGGCCAGCCTGCAAGTCACCGTCGATGCAACCAGGGTCTTGCCCGGGTCACGCGCGCCGGAGTATCCCCAAACGGATTACCAACAAGCCCCCGGTTATCAACAATCCCTGGGCTATCAACAGCCCACGGGGGACCAACTGATTGACTACACCCGCAACTTGCGGGCCTACAACTATCTGGTGGAAAATTATCAGGACTTGGCTGAGGGCCCCAAACAATACGCCGATTACGCCCCCAGCGGTTTCTTGCCCAACACCTACCAGGAAGCCCCGGGGGCTCCTCTCTATCGGTTATTGCGCCCCGCTCCGGCGCTCACGGCTGAACAACTGGATGAATTGGTGGTGCGGGGTCCGGTGCCGGGTTCGTTTTTGGTTCCGGGGACCGGGACGGCGTTTCGATTGAGCGGATTTGTTCGGATGGGGGCCAATTTTGACTTTGACCCACTCACCACGCCCGATCTGTTTTTGCCCCGGGCGATCCCCATTCCCGAACAAGCGGGCCAAAACGCCAATTTCAGCGCGCGGCCGACACGGCTAACCCTGGATACCTGGACGCCACTACCGGACCAAGACCTGACGGTGCATTCGCTGGTGCAATTTGACTTTCTCAGTGGCAATCCGCCGGGAGTCGGCGCGTCCAATGTTCCACGCTTGCGGCTGGCGTTTTTTGACGTGGGTTATCTGCGGATTGGCCAGGATACCACCGTGTTTATGGATCCAGGGGTGTTTCCGCGAACAGCGGATTTTCAAGGCCCCAACGGGATTGTCAACTCCCGGCAGGGTTTGGCGCGGCTGACGATTCCCCTGGCAGAGCAGTTGCGATGGGCGGCGGCGATCGAGCAGCCATTTTCGGACATTACCACGTTAAATACAGGCACCAACGAGCAGGACATTCCTGATCTAACGTCGCACTTGCGGTATCAAACAGATCTCTACCACATGCAGGTGGCGGGGATCGCCCGCTCCATCGGCTACCGCCCCACAGGTGAACAAGTGACGCGCCGCGGCGGCTGGGGGGCAAATGCCTCCGCCGGTTTTCATCCATGGGCGATCCTGTGCGATACCAACCCCGTGCGTGATCCCAACCCCAGCGGCTGGACGCGCAGCCGGGTGTTAGTGCAGTATGTCACCGGCTCGGGGATTGGCCGTTATCTGCAAGATTCCAATGGCCAGGGCCTGGATGCCGCGGTGACCGCGGCCGGGGGCTTTGAGACCTTGGACGCGACCGGTTGGACAACGACGTATGAGCATTGGTTTAACCAATATTGGCTGATCAATCTGACGTATTCCGACCTAGATATCGATGGGACCGACGCGCTGCCGGGAAACACCCTAGCGGCGTCAAAGTATGTCGCCACCAGCCTGTGGTGGATCCCGATGCGAAATATGTCCATTGGGGTTGAATATCTCTGGGGTGAACGGGAAAACCTGGACGGGCAAAATGGCCGGGCCGAACGAATTCAAACCGCCTTTGCCTATAACTTTTGAGTAAACAAAGCCGCCGATGGTATTGAGGGGGGAACGGGGAACAGGGGTCGAGCCTCAGCCAGCTCCCCGTGGGGCAAAGTGAGAAGTAGGAATTCAGAGCGCCCATTCTGCATTCATCACCGCCGCTTCCCCCCCGGATTGCTTGCCAAATTGCACTTATAGGTCTATATTACACCGCAACATGGGCACTTGCGGAACTTTACTGGCAATTTGCGGATGGTAGGTGCGTTGATTGCCGATGAAACGCACTTCTTTTCATAAGCCAAATTCATGAATTTTGCGCTTGGGGCGGTCTTGATTCTCTTGGTGGCGGCCATCGTGATGTTCGCCATTAATCGACCGCGGATGGACGCGGTGGCGCTCATCATGTTAACCCTGCTGCCGTTTTCCGGCGTCCTGACCATCAATGAGGCCTTGGCCGGCTTTAGCGACGCCAATATTGTCCTCATTGCCGCCCTCTTTGTCATTGGCGATGGCCTGGTCCGCACCGGCGTCGCCCTGCAACTGGGGGATTGGATGACCGCGCGTGCCGGCGGCAGTGACGTGCGGTTATTGGCCTTGCTGATGTTGGTGGTTTGCGGCTTGGGAGCCACCATGAGTTCCACCGCGGTGACGGCGATTTTTATACCCGTGGTGCTACGCATCGCCCAGAGCACCGGCGCATCCGCCAGCCAGTTGATGATGCCCCTCAGCATGGCCGCGCTGATTAGCGGGATGACCACGCTAGTGGCCACGGCTCCTAATCTGGTCGTGAATAGCGAGCTGGTCAGTTATCTGGAACGACGGGGAGACTTGAATCCCGCCGGATTTCATTTTTTTAGTTTTACCCCTTTTGGAGCGCCGATTCTCATCCTGGCTATTGTGTATATGCTGTTTGCGCGGCGGTGGCTGGCCAATGACGCCCCCGCTCCCGGTCAAGTTTCCCGGCAGCCGACGCTCGCGCAATGGATTAACGATTATCAACTGGCCGCCCGCGAACACCGCGTGCGGATTCAGCCGCATTCCCCCTTGGCGAACAAAAAAATTGAGGAATTGCAGTTAAAAAATGATTTTGGCGCGGTGATTGTGGCCATTGATCGGCGGGGACGCTTAATCCAACCTACGCCACAAACCACGCTCTTAGTTGATGATCTTTTACTGGTGGATTTATTGGCCCCCGAGCGGGAAGTGGCCGAACTGCGTTCGGAGTATCAATTGGCCGAAATACCCCTATCGGGAAATTATTTTGCCGATCGCTCCCAGGATATCGGTCTGGTCGAAGTAATATTGCACGATAAATCCGACTTGATCGGCAAAACCCCCGCCCAGTCCCGCCTCCGCGATCGCACCGGATTGACCATCATCGGCCTGCGCCGCGGCCAAGCCGCCGTGGAATCCCTCTTGGCCCACGAAAAATTGCAATTAGGGGATACGCTGCTCCTGGTCGGGCCCTGGCGCTCAATTAAAAATTTGCAAACCGGCGGGAGGGACTTTGTGCTGTTGGACCTCCCCGCGGAATTTCACCAATTATTGCCGGTTCAGGGAAAAGCTCCGCACGCCGTCGCTTGTTTGTTATTGGTGGTGGGCCTGATGGTCAGCGGCATCATTCCCAATGTGCAGGCCGCGCTCATCGGCTGCCTGCTCATGGGCTGGTCCGGCTGTGTGACCCTGGAAAGCGCATACCGCTCGATCGATTGGAAAACCATTGTGTTGATCGTGGGAATGTTGCCCTTTTCCACCGCGCTGCAACGCACGGGAGGGGTGGATCTGGCGTCCGACGCCCTCATGCAAATCTGCGGCGGAATGGGAACTTACGGCATATTGGCGACCTTGTTCGCGATGACCGCCATTCTGGGAATGTTTATTTCCAACACTGCCACCGCCGTGCTGATGGCACCGATCGCGCTGGCTGTGGGGTCGGAACTGGGGGCGTCACCCTATCCCTTTGCCATGATTGTGGCCCTGGCCGCCTCGACCGCGTTTATGACGCCGGTTTCTTCGCCGGTCAACACCTTGGTCGTTACGCCGGGAAATTATTCCTTTGGCGATTTTGTGCGCGTGGGGGTCCCCTTTAGTTTGATCGTTATGGTTGTTAGCGTCTTGCTGGTGCCGCAGTTGCTCCCGCTCTTTCCCGCGCCTTAACATTTTTCACGGCAATCGTCCCAATACAATGTTTTTGGTTTTTTAAAAGGCATGTTTCCATGAGCCAGATTTCCGCGGA
The Pirellulales bacterium genome window above contains:
- a CDS encoding DUF1802 family protein, whose amino-acid sequence is MPQLPPSPWALKDWAAVCAALLRGKQTLLLRKGGIAEEPEGLRFDHSSFWVFPTQFHQNSEALQPSARDWTPVAQSWAESPGRLMLPVFLQSVAVRQICSLDQLAPFAAWHVLSPATVEQRFLYRQPGLWLVLVRAYEPAVPLILENPDQYGGCKSWVRLPEPHEPLHPRVIVGDEQFADMQREFLAE
- a CDS encoding ATP-binding protein gives rise to the protein MFSLRPWQIWLAGAALLFMVVSALSWLSVRAIQADQAEQNAQAQAIQEENIRLALWRIDTQMAALINDESSRPIYNYQSVFVLNTPTVTNYDTQSNESVTNSVACVSPLIVPHAPEITTYFQCEPSGKLTCPSVPEPELRKFLIPQQLTVEDFDAAEVQLAKLRPLLDYQLLLKNLPNPELTGSSWQVQSIPVQPFVISQQNAVQNTDYNATLSNPPPAGQSAIPNGPLLPEPTTWNIAAGNPAAGGGVAGNGVAGNGGAGGGNPGALTEEYAGNPPGQSPSNSPVTSDSVQQQEPLYWTIPRLTPAPSQSVVPPLVPLQQAGQLTALTAGPVPPLPRYSTQPSPSNESLPGVANTTPLNSLVINNSAGNVSNSSTGYDGKSSQSQSSYFVTPKDVSSRAVKKSQNRSYASEPEALPPEKGSQFDNGSIDKSSSAGDSSNVVANGTQSEKNWNEYQLRALFLEQNSLNKRFNNNDLDQQLVNSYIQQRDAGQNWTLDVRMSRMTPLWVGGELILARRVHWQNRELIQGCWLNWPTLRTKLLEVVEDILPQAQLVAVNAKDPETQQHLLAALPVELLPGDLGAPAKSAANFSSLQWALILAWSSLALAVGAVALIGQGIITLSERRAAFVSAVTHELRTPLTTFRMYAEMLAEDMVHDERQRRSYCDTLRGEADRLSHLVENVLAYARLERGGPGKRRILITVAELAKIATERLDTRLRQAEMELVEEISPPSTAQKILADPGAVEQILFNLIDNAAKYAATAVDRRVVFSAAVESNWLRLKVRDFGPGISPAARAKLFEPFNKSAADAAGSAPGVGLGLALSRRLAREMGGDLRICPGSDGTCFELLLPLGSSEQSPPPTA
- a CDS encoding response regulator transcription factor translates to MSAGTHQILTVEDDAAIRRGIVDALRFAGYQPFEAATGDLGLRMATARGYDLLLLDLVLPGCHGLDILKAVHRIRPNQPVIILSALGDEQDRVAGLRLGADDYVVKPFSVKELLARVEAVLRRSPERPQELQTIEIPTGIIDLERAEIRYKNGERAELSEKELELIRYLAGNSGRAISRDELLQRVWQLSPRGLATRTIDMHVMRLREKLRDNSADPRIVLTVRGKGYMFAHVEGE
- a CDS encoding CBS domain-containing protein, which translates into the protein MAATCARSFKVRKAFRSPGTSMIEVVLVLAACSAVLLIGYELFGRELLQRLDFAGGAAIAKTVDNAIPNQPLIRTELVLLLLGLVVVISYAISLRKKLYQQKDFHAPPLDPQQLQEIENRRYNKRQQIFKVLEADLDALFLSHMEVKQLMSQPVNYVLPETTVQEVRNLMKAEQVHHYAVCNATGELLGVVSDRDVLRSHNTTAVADIMSQNPVTVRANTRVNPAITMMINHGFSCLLVTDEKKLVGVLTTTDLVMTLQAALQILSKNEQQTLEKLSQATPIASV
- a CDS encoding SLC13 family permease; this encodes MNFALGAVLILLVAAIVMFAINRPRMDAVALIMLTLLPFSGVLTINEALAGFSDANIVLIAALFVIGDGLVRTGVALQLGDWMTARAGGSDVRLLALLMLVVCGLGATMSSTAVTAIFIPVVLRIAQSTGASASQLMMPLSMAALISGMTTLVATAPNLVVNSELVSYLERRGDLNPAGFHFFSFTPFGAPILILAIVYMLFARRWLANDAPAPGQVSRQPTLAQWINDYQLAAREHRVRIQPHSPLANKKIEELQLKNDFGAVIVAIDRRGRLIQPTPQTTLLVDDLLLVDLLAPEREVAELRSEYQLAEIPLSGNYFADRSQDIGLVEVILHDKSDLIGKTPAQSRLRDRTGLTIIGLRRGQAAVESLLAHEKLQLGDTLLLVGPWRSIKNLQTGGRDFVLLDLPAEFHQLLPVQGKAPHAVACLLLVVGLMVSGIIPNVQAALIGCLLMGWSGCVTLESAYRSIDWKTIVLIVGMLPFSTALQRTGGVDLASDALMQICGGMGTYGILATLFAMTAILGMFISNTATAVLMAPIALAVGSELGASPYPFAMIVALAASTAFMTPVSSPVNTLVVTPGNYSFGDFVRVGVPFSLIVMVVSVLLVPQLLPLFPAP